In one Lycium barbarum isolate Lr01 chromosome 7, ASM1917538v2, whole genome shotgun sequence genomic region, the following are encoded:
- the LOC132601688 gene encoding uncharacterized protein LOC132601688, which produces MNQYVNRKFSNQYKATIGADFLTKEIQFEDRLYILQYLLYGETLTSTCILISSDSSEDSHIKDLTSASGVLDASKGSILSPDKMSLYHAAKVKYGFYFIWNKVESFLKFEPKGLSGSNVYSLIVGISLKNYKQSQNDRI; this is translated from the exons ATGAACCA GTATGTGAATCGCAAGTTTAGTAACCAATACAAGGCCACAATCGGAGCTGATTTCTtgacaaaagaaattcaatttgagGATAGGTTATACATATTGCAG TATCTACTCTATGGAGAGACCCTGACCAGTACTTGCATCTTAATTTCCAGTGATAGTAGTGAG GACTCCCATATTAAGGATCTTACAAGTGCTTCTGGAGTTTTAGATGCGTCTAAGGGATCTATCTTGTCACCGGACAAAATGTCACTTTACCATGCTGCAAAGGTTAAATATGGATTTTATTTTATATGGAACAAAGTTGAATCCTTTTTGAAATTTGAGCCCAAAGGATTGAGTGGCAGTAATGTATATTCTCTAATTGTTGGCATCTCTTTGAAGAATTACAAACAGTCCCAGAATGACAGAATATGA